One part of the Tachysurus fulvidraco isolate hzauxx_2018 chromosome 23, HZAU_PFXX_2.0, whole genome shotgun sequence genome encodes these proteins:
- the tns2a gene encoding tensin-2 isoform X3: MGCTLCTDCCGDEPEPEALRGTLNKERTHNRINMRLTKAGKGEPHEFKEKTFKKKRQCGVCKQNIESLGSFCRVCKTATHKKCESKASTPCTPAPSSDLQRRGTTSSRHIQHLGSTKSLTYTKPRSTLPRSLSVDRVMDRVMERHYDFDLTYITERIISVFFPPLLDEQRYRLNLKEVAAMLKSKHQDKFLLLNLSEKRHDITRLNSKVHDFGWPDLHAPPLDKICSMCKAMETWLNSDPQHVVVLHCKGNKGKTGVIVAAYMHYSKISAGADQALSTLAMRKFCEDKVSSSLQPSQNRYIYYFGGLLSGAIKMNSSPLFLHQVLIPTIPNFHSDGGYLPFMKIYQSMQLVYTSGIYDLQGSTGRKLCVTIEPALLLKGDIMVKCYHRQLQATRDTVFRLQFHTCTIHGSQLWFGKGELDEACSDDRFPSDATVEFVFSSGPEKIKGREYQRNDPAVTVDYNTADQVVRWDSYDNLNHRHGDNQDDIAHTRGPLDGSLYAQVKKRRAACASSSSSTNGSPGKMYDERQGHPLSLSTDSGHSSAPPERLEDSPRRPPPTQQEREELEQLLGGIEGERTSRNRDRETAILDDGDSLPTENTGSLRLARSCSCRMGYRSQRCSEFHHLPNGYCLDHSTPSNNHTAVSSPNMLGLCQHHSGHSVQTHQPLPPPDLLWDRQQSTQHYLHGPSRHACPYPSQELCPHPHSLSPSGRLLCRSDEFLPYTQAQHNHPHHSKAPGPYHDVMLVDSLLPPPSCPCRDCCLRREDFHTLRLDRGEVLHWEREELNRDGGLRRSRGPDVPRQTEVHWEQEAGLRQGREVSLHWDRDREAELQWEREREAEYWHRRTALPPYGPSSHEPAFAFDPLPQGHPAFPEPSRSLSHAHLDIKYSSGSSSYQTTHQMCPCSPYQPSPSESRGYASGYQSDSTSPLPHSYSSCYSHTDPHQQHYTTNTHSGENVGWRDHITHGSLRRLHPEAHGPSSTPSDISGPPTPVHTSSPTHTQESPSLSVRDQEARSSEMSTVSTSHQERTNPSLQINLSNSGPDPHKVGSPSTEPPKSCMSIPEKHCILPQQLTTHSPTQQLTLHSSFSPQQISTHSSSPQQLSPHSSSPQQLSPHSSSPQQLSPHSSCPQQLSPHSCSPQQLSPLSSSPLYQNTTHCSPPNQNSPRCPLPLQNSAQCLPLQQNGTNGPTPQQHLAHHPPPHQNSTHCPPAQQNCAHSLPSQQSSAQHSPPQKSSAHHPSPQQSSAHHPSPQQSSAHHPSPQQSSAHHPSPQQNTAHHPPPQQSSAHHPSPQQSSAHHPSPQQNPAHCPPPQQNTTQCPFPQQSSVHHPAPQQDSTHCQAPQENSACCLPHQQSSTHCSPSPQNSTHSAPVITTTDTNQQAPVSSTHSAPASPTKANQQQSTSQPNKEASLPPSASQPIQNEAVLPTVSPHSLHQIDQIPISESVPAQPHSNGMPSISNSETPNLSPSSPVLPQPPISSLNGSSSPEPHVPGFATLGRKLMLGTESTSDAYLTSTYSLSPTTYPLIDNTITQPPLPEKRRQGTQPDSPNGRSGTLRSSMSHSPSGQHHVTFSPVVGAVTVPGGQNDGLAEGETGSRVSVKFVQDSSRFWYKPGISREQAIAGLKEKEPGAFVIRDSNSFQGAYGLALKVASPPANISSHSSKGDPMEQLVRHFLIETGPRGVKIKGCQNEPYFGSLSALVYQHAITPISLPSALRIPDKDPITEIQEVQSVSNMSTAADLLKQGAACNVLYLNSVETESLTGPQAVAKATGMMMSLSPRPLATVVHFKVSTQGITLTDSQRRVFFRRHYPINSVTFSSVDPQDRRVFGFVAKKPGSVAENVCHLFAELDPEQPATAIVNFINKVMLGPQQR, encoded by the exons GCCAGCACACCCTGTACCCCGGCCCCATCCTCAGATTTG CAGCGGAGAGGAACGACCTCCTCACGACACATTCAGCATCTG GGCTCAACCAAATCTCTGACATACACCAAACCGAGGAGTACTTTACCCAG GAGTCTAAGTGTGGATCGGGTGATGGACAGGGTGATGGAGCGCCACTACGACTTCGACCTCACCTACATCACTGAGCGTATCATCTCTGTCTTCTTTCCCCCTCTGCTGGATGAGCAGCGTTATCGCCTCAATCTAAAAGAGGTGGCAGCTATGCTCAAGTCTAAACACCAGGACAAGTTTTTG TTACTAAATTTGTCTGAGAAAAGGCATGACATCACACGACTTAACTCCAAG gtCCATGACTTCGGCTGGCCAGATCTACATGCACCCCCACTAGACAAAATCTGTTCCATGTGCAAAGCCATGGAGACATGGCTGAACTCTGACCCCCAGCATGTGGTGGTCCTGCATTGCAAG GGGAACAAGGGAAAGACAGGAGTCATCGTCGCAGCATACATGCATTACAGCAAGATCTCAGCAGG GGCAGACCAGGCTCTCAGCACACTGGCAATGAGGAAATTTTGTGAGGACAAAGTGTCATCTTCTCTCCAGCCTTCCCAGAACAg aTATATATACTATTTTGGTGGACTTCTCTCAGGGGCCATAAAGATGAACAGCAGTCCACTTTTCCTCCATCAGGTCCTCATTCCCACCATCCCCAATTTTCATTCTGATGGAG GGTACTTGCCCTTTATGAAGATCTATCAGTCCATGCAGCTGGTCTACACTTCTGGCATTTA TGATTTGCAGGGTTCAACAGgcagaaagctgtgtgtgaCCATCGAGCCTGCTCTGTTGCTGAAAGGAGACATTATG GTGAAGTGCTATCACAGACAACTTCAGGCCACTAGGGACACAGTGTTCCGCCTGCAGTTTCACACCTGCACCATTCATGGATCACAGCTCTGGTTTGGGAAAGGAGAACTTGATGAAGCTTGCTCAG ATGACCGATTTCCCTCTGATGCCACTGTGGAGTTTGTCTTTTCTTCTGGGCCAGAGAAAATTAAAG GGCGGGAATACCAGCGGAATGACCCAGCAGTCACAGTTGATTATAATACAGCTGATCAAGTGGTACGCTGGGATTCTTATGACAACTTGAATCACAGACATGGAGACAATCAAGATG ATATTGCACACACTCGAGGGCCTCTGGATGGCAGTCTGTATGCTCAGGTTAAGAAGCGTCGTGCTGCTTGTGCTTCCTCTTCCTCGTCCACCAATGGTAGTCCAGGGAAAATGTATGATGAGAGACAAGGTCATCCCCTGTCACTTAGCACAGATTCTGGGCATTCATCAGCTCCACCTGAACGTCTTGAAGATTCACCCAGAAGACCACCACCTACTCAACAAGAACGCGAGGAATTGGAGCAGCTTCTTGGAGGGATTGAGGGAGAGAGGACTAGCAGGAATCGTGATCGGGAGACAGCAATTTTGGATGATGGAGACTCACTCCCAACAGAAAATACTGGATCGCTGCGCTTGGCTCGCTCATGTTCTTGCCGCATGGGCTACAGATCACAGCGATGCTCTGAATTCCATCACTTACCCAACGGGTACTGCTTGGACCACTCAACTCCCAGCAACAACCACACAGCAGTATCTTCACCAAACATGTTAGGTCTATGCCAACACCACAGTGGTCATTCTGTGCAGACGCACCAGCCTCTCCCACCTCCAGACCTGCTGTGGGACCGACAGCAAAGCACTCAGCACTACCTGCATGGTCCTTCTCGGCATGCTTGCCCTTATCCATCCCAGGAGCTCTGCCCTCACCCTCATTCACTTTCCCCTAGTGGAAGACTGCTGTGTCGATCAGACGAATTCCTCCCGTACACCCAGGCACAACACAACCATCCACACCACTCGAAAGCACCTGGACCCTACCATGATGTGATGCTTGTAGACAGCCTCCTACCACCTCCTAGCTGCCCATGCCGGGATTGCTGCTTGAGACGAGAGGACTTTCACACTTTACGACTCGACAGAGGTGAAGTGTTGCACTGGGAAAGGGAAGAGCTCAATCGAGATGGTGGATTAAGGCGAAGCAGAGGACCAGATGTTCCAAGACAGACAGAAGTGCACTGGGAGCAAGAGGCAGGGTTAAGACAGGGTCGGGAGGTCTCACTACATTGGGACAGGGACAGAGAGGCAGAACTACAATGGGAGCGAGAACGAGAAGCTGAGTACTGGCACAGAAGAACTGCCTTGCCACCATATGGCCCCTCAAGTCATGAGCCTGCTTTCGCATTTGACCCACTGCCCCAGGGTCACCCTGCATTTCCTGAACCCTCAAGATCACTCAGTCATGCCCACCTGGATATAAAGTATAGCAGTGGCTCCAGTAGCTACCAGACAACTCACCAGATGTGCCCCTGCTCACCCTACCAGCCCTCGCCTTCTGAGAGTCGTGGCTACGCTTCAGGATACCAGTCAGACTCCACGTCTCCACTGCCTCATAGCTACTCCTCGTGCTATAGCCATACAGACCCCCACCAGCAGCActacaccaccaacacacactcag GTGAGAACGTAGGATGGCGGGACCATATTACCCATGGTTCCTTGAGGCGGCTACATCCTGAAGCACATGGACCATCCTCCACCCCCTCAGATATATCTGGACCACCCACTCCAGTCCACACCAGCAGCCCAACGCATACACAAGAGAG CCCCAGTCTGAGTGTCCGGGATCAGGAGGCCCGATCATCAGAGATGAGCACAGTCAGCACCTCACACCAGGAGAGAACAAACCCATCTCTACAGATAAATCTGTCAAACTCTGGGCCAGACCCTCATAAAGTTGGAAGTCCATCCACAGAGCCTCCTAAATCATGCATGTCCATCCCAGAGAAACACTGCATCCTTCCTCAGCAGCTCACTACACATTCTCCTACTCAGCAACTCACATTACATTCTTCATTTTCTCCTCAACAGATCTCTACACATTCCTCATCTCCTCAACAGCTGTCCCCACATTCCTCATCTCCTCAACAGCTGTCCCCACATTCCTCATCTCCTCAACAGCTGTCCCCACATTCCTCATGTCCTCAACAGCTGTCCCCACATTCCTGCTCTCCTCAGCAGCTCTCCCCactttcttcctctcctctgtatcagaacactacacactgctcccCTCCTAATCAAAACTCTCCACGTTGCCCACTTCCTCTACAGAACTCCGCACAATGCCTCCCTCTGCAGCAGAATGGCACAAACGGCCCAACTCCTCAACAGCACCTCGCACACCACCCACCTCCTCATCAGAACTCCACACACTGCCCACCTGCTCAACAGAACTGTGCACACTCCTTACCTTCTCAACAGAGCTCTGCACAGCACTCACCTCCTCAAAAGAGCTCTGCACACCACCCATCTCCTCAACAGAGCTCTGCACACCACCCATCTCCTCAACAGAGCTCCGCACACCACCCATCTCCTCAACAGAGCTCCGCACACCACCCATCTCCTCAACAGAACACTGCACACCACCCACCTCCTCAACAGAGCTCCGCACACCACCCATCTCCTCAACAGAGCTCCGCACACCACCCATCTCCTCAACAGAACCCTGCACACTGCCCACCGCCTCAACAGAACACTACACAGTGCCCATTTCCTCAGCAGAGCTCTGTACACCACCCAGCTCCTCAACAAGACTCCACACACTGCCAAGCTCCTCAGGAGAATTCTGCATGTTGCTTGCCTCATCAACAGAGCTCCACACACTGCTCTCCTTCTCCACAGAACTCCACACATTCTGCTCCTGTAATAACAACAACCGACACTAACCAGCAAGCCCCAGTGTCTTCTACCCATTCTGCCCCAGCATCTCCCACTAAGGCCAACCAACAGCAGAGCACTAGCCAGCCAAACAAGGAAGCCAGTCTGCCTCCCTCAGCTTCTCAGCCAATCCAAAATGAGGCAGTATTACCCACCGTTTCTCCTCATTCTTTGCACCAGATCGACCAAATCCCAATATCAGAGTCTGTTCCAGCACAGCCTCACAGCAATGGAATGCCATCAATTTCTAATTCAGAGACTCCCAATTTATCTCCTTCTTCTCCTGTTTTACCTCAACCACCAATAAGTAGTCTGAATGGCTCTTCTTCTCCTGAACCCCATGTGCCAGGCTTTGCCACTCTGGGCAGGAAGTTAATGTTGGGTACAGAATCCACCTCTGATGCTTACTTGACTTCCACCTATTCCCTTTCTCCAACCACTTACCCTCTTATTGACAACACTATCACACAGCCTCCTTTGCCAGAGAAAAGACGACAGGGTACCCAACCAGACTCACCCAATGGAAGGTCAGGCACCTTAAGATCATCCATGAGTCATTCCCCCTCTGGCCAACACCATGTTACCTTCTCACCAGTGGTAGGAGCTGTGACTGTACCAGGTGGGCAGAATGATGGGCTGGCAGAGGGTGAAACTGGCAGCAGGGTCAGTGTGAAGTTTGTGCAGGACAGCTCCCGTTTCTGGTACAAGCCTGGAATCTCCAGAGAACAAG CCATTGCAGGTCTGAAGGAAAAGGAGCCGGGTGCGTTCGTCATCAGGGACAGTAACTCCTTCCAGGGGGCTTATGGTTTGGCCCTCAAAGTGGCCTCACCACCTGCCAACATCAGCAGCCATTCCAGCAAAG GAGATCCTATGGAACAGCTGGTGAGACATTTCCTAATTGAGACTGGACCAAGAGGGGTGAAAATCAAAGGCTGTCAAAATGAGCCTTACTTTG GGAGTTTGTCAGCGCTGGTATATCAGCATGCTATTACACCCATCTCTCTGCCCTCTGCTCTCCGCATCCCTGACAAAG aTCCCATAACAGAGATCCAGGAAGTGCAGTCTGTCAGCAACATGAGCACAGCAGCAGACTTACTGAAACAGGGAGCAG CATGTAATGTGCTGTACCTGAACTCGGTGGAGACTGAGTCTCTCACAGGACCACAGGCAGTAGCTAAAGCGACAGGCATGATGATGTCACTAAGCCCTCGGCCTTTAGCCACGGTAGTGCACTTTAAAGTGTCGACACAGGGCATCACTCTGACTGACAGTCAGCGCAG GGTTTTCTTCAGGAGGCACTACCCAATTAACAGTGTGACTTTTAGCAGCGTTGATCCACAGGACAGGAG AGTGTTTGGGTTTGTAGCTAAGAAACCAGGCAGCGTGGCAGAGAACGTGTGTCACCTGTTTGCCGAACTCGACCCGGAGCAGCCAGCCACTGCCATCGTTAACTTCATCAACAAAGTCATGTTGGGGCCACAGCAGCGCTAG
- the tns2a gene encoding tensin-2 isoform X1, translated as MGCTLCTDCCGDEPEPEALRGTLNKERTHNRINMRLTKAGKGEPHEFKEKTFKKKRQCGVCKQNIESLGSFCRVCKTATHKKCESKASTPCTPAPSSDLQRRGTTSSRHIQHLGSTKSLTYTKPRSTLPRSLSVDRVMDRVMERHYDFDLTYITERIISVFFPPLLDEQRYRLNLKEVAAMLKSKHQDKFLLLNLSEKRHDITRLNSKVHDFGWPDLHAPPLDKICSMCKAMETWLNSDPQHVVVLHCKGNKGKTGVIVAAYMHYSKISAGADQALSTLAMRKFCEDKVSSSLQPSQNRYIYYFGGLLSGAIKMNSSPLFLHQVLIPTIPNFHSDGGYLPFMKIYQSMQLVYTSGIYDLQGSTGRKLCVTIEPALLLKGDIMVKCYHRQLQATRDTVFRLQFHTCTIHGSQLWFGKGELDEACSDDRFPSDATVEFVFSSGPEKIKGREYQRNDPAVTVDYNTADQVVRWDSYDNLNHRHGDNQDDIAHTRGPLDGSLYAQVKKRRAACASSSSSTNGSPGKMYDERQGHPLSLSTDSGHSSAPPERLEDSPRRPPPTQQEREELEQLLGGIEGERTSRNRDRETAILDDGDSLPTENTGSLRLARSCSCRMGYRSQRCSEFHHLPNGYCLDHSTPSNNHTAVSSPNMLGLCQHHSGHSVQTHQPLPPPDLLWDRQQSTQHYLHGPSRHACPYPSQELCPHPHSLSPSGRLLCRSDEFLPYTQAQHNHPHHSKAPGPYHDVMLVDSLLPPPSCPCRDCCLRREDFHTLRLDRGEVLHWEREELNRDGGLRRSRGPDVPRQTEVHWEQEAGLRQGREVSLHWDRDREAELQWEREREAEYWHRRTALPPYGPSSHEPAFAFDPLPQGHPAFPEPSRSLSHAHLDIKYSSGSSSYQTTHQMCPCSPYQPSPSESRGYASGYQSDSTSPLPHSYSSCYSHTDPHQQHYTTNTHSGENVGWRDHITHGSLRRLHPEAHGPSSTPSDISGPPTPVHTSSPTHTQESPSLSVRDQEARSSEMSTVSTSHQERTNPSLQINLSNSGPDPHKVGSPSTEPPKSCMSIPEKHCILPQQLTTHSPTQQLTLHSSFSPQQISTHSSSPQQLSPHSSSPQQLSPHSSSPQQLSPHSSCPQQLSPHSCSPQQLSPLSSSPLYQNTTHCSPPNQNSPRCPLPLQNSAQCLPLQQNGTNGPTPQQHLAHHPPPHQNSTHCPPAQQNCAHSLPSQQSSAQHSPPQKSSAHHPSPQQSSAHHPSPQQSSAHHPSPQQSSAHHPSPQQNTAHHPPPQQSSAHHPSPQQSSAHHPSPQQNPAHCPPPQQNTTQCPFPQQSSVHHPAPQQDSTHCQAPQENSACCLPHQQSSTHCSPSPQNSTHSAPVITTTDTNQQAPVSSTHSAPASPTKANQQQSTSQPNKEASLPPSASQPIQNEAVLPTVSPHSLHQIDQIPISESVPAQPHSNGMPSISNSETPNLSPSSPVLPQPPISSLNGSSSPEPHVPGFATLGRKLMLGTESTSDAYLTSTYSLSPTTYPLIDNTITQPPLPEKRRQGTQPDSPNGRSGTLRSSMSHSPSGQHHVTFSPVVGAVTVPGGQNDGLAEGETGSRVSVKFVQDSSRFWYKPGISREQAIAGLKEKEPGAFVIRDSNSFQGAYGLALKVASPPANISSHSSKGDPMEQLVRHFLIETGPRGVKIKGCQNEPYFGSLSALVYQHAITPISLPSALRIPDKDPITEIQEVQSVSNMSTAADLLKQGAACNVLYLNSVETESLTGPQAVAKATGMMMSLSPRPLATVVHFKVSTQGITLTDSQRRVFFRRHYPINSVTFSSVDPQDRRWTNSDSTTSKVFGFVAKKPGSVAENVCHLFAELDPEQPATAIVNFINKVMLGPQQR; from the exons GCCAGCACACCCTGTACCCCGGCCCCATCCTCAGATTTG CAGCGGAGAGGAACGACCTCCTCACGACACATTCAGCATCTG GGCTCAACCAAATCTCTGACATACACCAAACCGAGGAGTACTTTACCCAG GAGTCTAAGTGTGGATCGGGTGATGGACAGGGTGATGGAGCGCCACTACGACTTCGACCTCACCTACATCACTGAGCGTATCATCTCTGTCTTCTTTCCCCCTCTGCTGGATGAGCAGCGTTATCGCCTCAATCTAAAAGAGGTGGCAGCTATGCTCAAGTCTAAACACCAGGACAAGTTTTTG TTACTAAATTTGTCTGAGAAAAGGCATGACATCACACGACTTAACTCCAAG gtCCATGACTTCGGCTGGCCAGATCTACATGCACCCCCACTAGACAAAATCTGTTCCATGTGCAAAGCCATGGAGACATGGCTGAACTCTGACCCCCAGCATGTGGTGGTCCTGCATTGCAAG GGGAACAAGGGAAAGACAGGAGTCATCGTCGCAGCATACATGCATTACAGCAAGATCTCAGCAGG GGCAGACCAGGCTCTCAGCACACTGGCAATGAGGAAATTTTGTGAGGACAAAGTGTCATCTTCTCTCCAGCCTTCCCAGAACAg aTATATATACTATTTTGGTGGACTTCTCTCAGGGGCCATAAAGATGAACAGCAGTCCACTTTTCCTCCATCAGGTCCTCATTCCCACCATCCCCAATTTTCATTCTGATGGAG GGTACTTGCCCTTTATGAAGATCTATCAGTCCATGCAGCTGGTCTACACTTCTGGCATTTA TGATTTGCAGGGTTCAACAGgcagaaagctgtgtgtgaCCATCGAGCCTGCTCTGTTGCTGAAAGGAGACATTATG GTGAAGTGCTATCACAGACAACTTCAGGCCACTAGGGACACAGTGTTCCGCCTGCAGTTTCACACCTGCACCATTCATGGATCACAGCTCTGGTTTGGGAAAGGAGAACTTGATGAAGCTTGCTCAG ATGACCGATTTCCCTCTGATGCCACTGTGGAGTTTGTCTTTTCTTCTGGGCCAGAGAAAATTAAAG GGCGGGAATACCAGCGGAATGACCCAGCAGTCACAGTTGATTATAATACAGCTGATCAAGTGGTACGCTGGGATTCTTATGACAACTTGAATCACAGACATGGAGACAATCAAGATG ATATTGCACACACTCGAGGGCCTCTGGATGGCAGTCTGTATGCTCAGGTTAAGAAGCGTCGTGCTGCTTGTGCTTCCTCTTCCTCGTCCACCAATGGTAGTCCAGGGAAAATGTATGATGAGAGACAAGGTCATCCCCTGTCACTTAGCACAGATTCTGGGCATTCATCAGCTCCACCTGAACGTCTTGAAGATTCACCCAGAAGACCACCACCTACTCAACAAGAACGCGAGGAATTGGAGCAGCTTCTTGGAGGGATTGAGGGAGAGAGGACTAGCAGGAATCGTGATCGGGAGACAGCAATTTTGGATGATGGAGACTCACTCCCAACAGAAAATACTGGATCGCTGCGCTTGGCTCGCTCATGTTCTTGCCGCATGGGCTACAGATCACAGCGATGCTCTGAATTCCATCACTTACCCAACGGGTACTGCTTGGACCACTCAACTCCCAGCAACAACCACACAGCAGTATCTTCACCAAACATGTTAGGTCTATGCCAACACCACAGTGGTCATTCTGTGCAGACGCACCAGCCTCTCCCACCTCCAGACCTGCTGTGGGACCGACAGCAAAGCACTCAGCACTACCTGCATGGTCCTTCTCGGCATGCTTGCCCTTATCCATCCCAGGAGCTCTGCCCTCACCCTCATTCACTTTCCCCTAGTGGAAGACTGCTGTGTCGATCAGACGAATTCCTCCCGTACACCCAGGCACAACACAACCATCCACACCACTCGAAAGCACCTGGACCCTACCATGATGTGATGCTTGTAGACAGCCTCCTACCACCTCCTAGCTGCCCATGCCGGGATTGCTGCTTGAGACGAGAGGACTTTCACACTTTACGACTCGACAGAGGTGAAGTGTTGCACTGGGAAAGGGAAGAGCTCAATCGAGATGGTGGATTAAGGCGAAGCAGAGGACCAGATGTTCCAAGACAGACAGAAGTGCACTGGGAGCAAGAGGCAGGGTTAAGACAGGGTCGGGAGGTCTCACTACATTGGGACAGGGACAGAGAGGCAGAACTACAATGGGAGCGAGAACGAGAAGCTGAGTACTGGCACAGAAGAACTGCCTTGCCACCATATGGCCCCTCAAGTCATGAGCCTGCTTTCGCATTTGACCCACTGCCCCAGGGTCACCCTGCATTTCCTGAACCCTCAAGATCACTCAGTCATGCCCACCTGGATATAAAGTATAGCAGTGGCTCCAGTAGCTACCAGACAACTCACCAGATGTGCCCCTGCTCACCCTACCAGCCCTCGCCTTCTGAGAGTCGTGGCTACGCTTCAGGATACCAGTCAGACTCCACGTCTCCACTGCCTCATAGCTACTCCTCGTGCTATAGCCATACAGACCCCCACCAGCAGCActacaccaccaacacacactcag GTGAGAACGTAGGATGGCGGGACCATATTACCCATGGTTCCTTGAGGCGGCTACATCCTGAAGCACATGGACCATCCTCCACCCCCTCAGATATATCTGGACCACCCACTCCAGTCCACACCAGCAGCCCAACGCATACACAAGAGAG CCCCAGTCTGAGTGTCCGGGATCAGGAGGCCCGATCATCAGAGATGAGCACAGTCAGCACCTCACACCAGGAGAGAACAAACCCATCTCTACAGATAAATCTGTCAAACTCTGGGCCAGACCCTCATAAAGTTGGAAGTCCATCCACAGAGCCTCCTAAATCATGCATGTCCATCCCAGAGAAACACTGCATCCTTCCTCAGCAGCTCACTACACATTCTCCTACTCAGCAACTCACATTACATTCTTCATTTTCTCCTCAACAGATCTCTACACATTCCTCATCTCCTCAACAGCTGTCCCCACATTCCTCATCTCCTCAACAGCTGTCCCCACATTCCTCATCTCCTCAACAGCTGTCCCCACATTCCTCATGTCCTCAACAGCTGTCCCCACATTCCTGCTCTCCTCAGCAGCTCTCCCCactttcttcctctcctctgtatcagaacactacacactgctcccCTCCTAATCAAAACTCTCCACGTTGCCCACTTCCTCTACAGAACTCCGCACAATGCCTCCCTCTGCAGCAGAATGGCACAAACGGCCCAACTCCTCAACAGCACCTCGCACACCACCCACCTCCTCATCAGAACTCCACACACTGCCCACCTGCTCAACAGAACTGTGCACACTCCTTACCTTCTCAACAGAGCTCTGCACAGCACTCACCTCCTCAAAAGAGCTCTGCACACCACCCATCTCCTCAACAGAGCTCTGCACACCACCCATCTCCTCAACAGAGCTCCGCACACCACCCATCTCCTCAACAGAGCTCCGCACACCACCCATCTCCTCAACAGAACACTGCACACCACCCACCTCCTCAACAGAGCTCCGCACACCACCCATCTCCTCAACAGAGCTCCGCACACCACCCATCTCCTCAACAGAACCCTGCACACTGCCCACCGCCTCAACAGAACACTACACAGTGCCCATTTCCTCAGCAGAGCTCTGTACACCACCCAGCTCCTCAACAAGACTCCACACACTGCCAAGCTCCTCAGGAGAATTCTGCATGTTGCTTGCCTCATCAACAGAGCTCCACACACTGCTCTCCTTCTCCACAGAACTCCACACATTCTGCTCCTGTAATAACAACAACCGACACTAACCAGCAAGCCCCAGTGTCTTCTACCCATTCTGCCCCAGCATCTCCCACTAAGGCCAACCAACAGCAGAGCACTAGCCAGCCAAACAAGGAAGCCAGTCTGCCTCCCTCAGCTTCTCAGCCAATCCAAAATGAGGCAGTATTACCCACCGTTTCTCCTCATTCTTTGCACCAGATCGACCAAATCCCAATATCAGAGTCTGTTCCAGCACAGCCTCACAGCAATGGAATGCCATCAATTTCTAATTCAGAGACTCCCAATTTATCTCCTTCTTCTCCTGTTTTACCTCAACCACCAATAAGTAGTCTGAATGGCTCTTCTTCTCCTGAACCCCATGTGCCAGGCTTTGCCACTCTGGGCAGGAAGTTAATGTTGGGTACAGAATCCACCTCTGATGCTTACTTGACTTCCACCTATTCCCTTTCTCCAACCACTTACCCTCTTATTGACAACACTATCACACAGCCTCCTTTGCCAGAGAAAAGACGACAGGGTACCCAACCAGACTCACCCAATGGAAGGTCAGGCACCTTAAGATCATCCATGAGTCATTCCCCCTCTGGCCAACACCATGTTACCTTCTCACCAGTGGTAGGAGCTGTGACTGTACCAGGTGGGCAGAATGATGGGCTGGCAGAGGGTGAAACTGGCAGCAGGGTCAGTGTGAAGTTTGTGCAGGACAGCTCCCGTTTCTGGTACAAGCCTGGAATCTCCAGAGAACAAG CCATTGCAGGTCTGAAGGAAAAGGAGCCGGGTGCGTTCGTCATCAGGGACAGTAACTCCTTCCAGGGGGCTTATGGTTTGGCCCTCAAAGTGGCCTCACCACCTGCCAACATCAGCAGCCATTCCAGCAAAG GAGATCCTATGGAACAGCTGGTGAGACATTTCCTAATTGAGACTGGACCAAGAGGGGTGAAAATCAAAGGCTGTCAAAATGAGCCTTACTTTG GGAGTTTGTCAGCGCTGGTATATCAGCATGCTATTACACCCATCTCTCTGCCCTCTGCTCTCCGCATCCCTGACAAAG aTCCCATAACAGAGATCCAGGAAGTGCAGTCTGTCAGCAACATGAGCACAGCAGCAGACTTACTGAAACAGGGAGCAG CATGTAATGTGCTGTACCTGAACTCGGTGGAGACTGAGTCTCTCACAGGACCACAGGCAGTAGCTAAAGCGACAGGCATGATGATGTCACTAAGCCCTCGGCCTTTAGCCACGGTAGTGCACTTTAAAGTGTCGACACAGGGCATCACTCTGACTGACAGTCAGCGCAG GGTTTTCTTCAGGAGGCACTACCCAATTAACAGTGTGACTTTTAGCAGCGTTGATCCACAGGACAGGAG GTGGACTAACTCAGACAGCACGACATCTAA AGTGTTTGGGTTTGTAGCTAAGAAACCAGGCAGCGTGGCAGAGAACGTGTGTCACCTGTTTGCCGAACTCGACCCGGAGCAGCCAGCCACTGCCATCGTTAACTTCATCAACAAAGTCATGTTGGGGCCACAGCAGCGCTAG